The region ACGTTGCGGCGGTCATTCGGCTGGTTTCGGAGCTGCAAGACCCCAACATCACACCGACCGACGTCGAAGCAATCATCCAGATGGATGCGAACCTATCGTATCGTCTATTGCGATTTGTCAATTCGGCTGCAGCAGGCACGACACGTAAGATCGGATCGTTGCGGCAAGCGACGGCACTGATGGGCATTCATCGCTTGCGATCACTCGCGTCCATGCTGATCCTTACGGGGCTAGACGAAAAGAAGCCCAAAGAGTTGATCAATCTTGCGATGACGCGAGCCAAAACTTGTGAGCTGCTCGCTAATTCATCGGACAGCGCTCACCCCGAACGGTTTTACACCGTCGGGCTTTTCTCGGTCCTCGATGCGATGTTAGATCAGCCGATGGAGGATGTCTTGGAATCGCTTCCTTTGGAAACTGAAATCAACGACGCTTTGCTCGACCAGTCAGGACCGATGGGCGAAATTTTGCGTAGTGTGCTGAACTATGAAACCGGCACGGCCAGCCAATCAACCATTGGCTTTACGACCGTCGCCGACGCCTACCAACAGTCCCTGCAATGGCTTTCCGAGAGCGGGCAAACGCTTTAGGGAACGATCGGCAAACCGAACGCGCGTGTGTGTATCCGCGTCGGGCCTCTACTACTAAATTCGGCCAAGATCAAACCCCACGACAAGCGCGGTGAGTTCTCTCGCAGGAGCCTGTCGATGGATAGTTGACGCCCGGTACGAAATGCCACGCCGGAAAAGAAGCGTCATACGCTTCGACTTGCAACCTCTCGGCGGCCGGGTCTGAAATCGAAAGCAGTTCCTTCGAGACAGAAAACTTCGTCTCAGCACGCTACCGCTGCGACTGGGAATCTCGCTCATTGGCTTCGATGCCCATGCCCCAGCTTTCGACTTTTCGTTTCCAGTCTTTCACCAATGCGCTTGCCAGGAAAGCTGCGTTCGATGCGTAGCGGGGAACCAAACGCTGTGGATCGCTACACATACGATAGGCCCATTCCGCACCAACCTTCTGCCATACCTTTGGGGCACGTCGAGCGGTCCCGGCGACAAAATCAAACGATGCGCCGAGCTGAATACTGACTGGCACTCCCAATCGTTTGTAGTGCTGGTGGATCCAGCGTTCGCCTTTGGGTTGACCGAAAGCCACCAGTAAAATCTGTGCCTTTGACTCGCGAATACGTCGGTCCTGTGCCGTTTGTTCCTCAGGAGAGAGTTGGCGGAATGGAGGCGACTCGATTCCGGAGATCACCATCCCAGGGTAGTCACGTTTGAGACGCTTCGCGCACGACTCTGCCACGCCTTGCTCGCCACCAAGAAAGTAGATTCCCCAACGATGATGACTGGCTACCTGGGCGAG is a window of Roseiconus lacunae DNA encoding:
- a CDS encoding WecB/TagA/CpsF family glycosyltransferase gives rise to the protein MSVQPTGSFPSAAPVTPVVVPKQLPPVTAQPLPALPRSTVWEVPFDRVTLDEAVERVEALIRRGVPSYVITANLNYVMLHAQESDVPTITEEADLILADGQPIVWRSQLGDQPLPERVAGSEMIYKLAQVASHHRWGIYFLGGEQGVAESCAKRLKRDYPGMVISGIESPPFRQLSPEEQTAQDRRIRESKAQILLVAFGQPKGERWIHQHYKRLGVPVSIQLGASFDFVAGTARRAPKVWQKVGAEWAYRMCSDPQRLVPRYASNAAFLASALVKDWKRKVESWGMGIEANERDSQSQR